The Streptomyces sp. NBC_00659 genomic interval GGCGAGGCCCAGAAGGACCTTGAGGACGCGTTGAAGCGGGCCGAGGACGCGCAGGCCAAGGCGGACAAGGCCGCCGGCGGTTCCGGCGCGGACAAGACGGACGGCAAGGGCACCGACAAGAGCGGCGGTACCGGCGGCGGCCCCAGTCCGAGCAGCAGCCCCAGCAGCAGCCCGAGCAGCGAAAAGAGCTCCGGAACCAGCTGATCAGGACCCACCCCGCGCCGTGGTACGGTTGAGGAACAACAGCGCGGGGTGGAGCAGCTCGGTAGCTCGCTGGGCTCATAACCCAGAGGTCGCAGGTTCAAATCCTGTCCCCGCTACTGAAGTCGAAGGCCCGGATCCAGTTCATGGATCCGGGCCTTCGGCGTGTGTGACGCCACGCCGGGGCGTACCCGGTGACCTGGCGACTCGTGTGAAGTGCCGCGACATGCGAGGGCAGTTGGGCGATCTGTGTTTGACTTGTCTCTCTGTGGGCATGTCGACAAAACGCTGAAGTGACCTAACTGGCTGCGGTATACCAGGTGTACCCAGTTTGCAGGTGGTGCGACGATGGACGTTATGGGGGACAAGGCAACTCTGTTGGATACAGGGCGGTTTGCGGAGTCTGCCGACTTTGAGCGGCCTGTGGATCTCACGCAGCCTTCCGACCGGGACGAGACCGGCGAGGCCGCCGAGGAAGCGCGCCGCTGGTCGGCCGCGGAAGCCGGCGACGTCGAGGCGATGAGCGTCCTCGGGGCCATGCTGCTGCGCCGCGGCGATCTCGACGCGGCCGAACCGCAGTTGCGCGCGGCCACCGCCGCGGGCGACCGTGCCGCCGCCAACAATCTGGGCGTCCTCCTCTACCAGCGTGGATATGCCGACGAGGCCGCCGGATGGTGGCGGATCGCCGCCGTGGCCGGCAGCGCCGCCGCCGCGCACGCGCTCGGCCGGCACCACCGCGAGCGCGGTGACGAGCCCGCCGCCGAGTACTGGCTGCGCCAGTCCGCCGAACAGGGTCACGCCCTGGGCGCGTACGCCCTCGCCGATCTGCTGGAGCATCGTAGTGACGTGGGTGCCGAGCAGTGGATGCGGGCCGCCGCGGAGCGCGGGCACCGCGAGGCCGCGTACCGGCTGGCGCGCGCGCTCGACCGCAAAGCCCTGGACTCAGGCGAGGCCGTGGGTGACAACGGTGTCATCGGGGCCGCGGGACAGGCCGCCGAGCAGTGGTACCGGCAGGCCGCCGCGCGCGGGCACCGCAGGGCCGCGCTGCATCTCGGGGCGATCCTGGAGAAGCGCGGCGACCTCAAGGAGGCGGGGCGCTGGTATCTGACGTCCGCCAAGGACGGGGAGGCGCGCGCCGCGTGCGCCCTCGGGTTCCTGCTGCGCGACGCCGGGGACCCCGACAGTGCCGCCGTCTGGTGGCTGCGGGCCGCGCAGGACGGGGACGGGAACGCCGCCAACGCGCTGGGCGCCCTGCACGCAGAGCGGGGTGAGACCCAGACCGCCGAGCGGTGGTACCGGGCCGCGATGGACGCGGGTGACGTGAACGGCGCCTACAACCTCGGGCTGCTCTGCGCCGAGCAGGGGCGGACCGCGCAGGCCGAGCAGTGGTACCGCAGGGCCGCGTACGCCGGTCACCGCGAGGCCGCCAACGCCCTGGCGATCCTGCTGCTCCAGGGCGGCGACGCGGCCGGGGCCGAGCCGTGGTTCTCCAAGGCCGCGGAGGCCGGGAGCGTGGACGCCGCGTTCAACCTCGGCATCCTGCACGCGGGACGCGCCACGGAGGGCGACGACGCCGCGGCGCTGCGGTGGTACGAGCGTGCCGCCGCCGCCGGACACACGGAGGCGGCGCTCCAGGTGGGCATCGCGCGGCTGAGAGAGGGCGACGAGCCGGCTGCCGAGCGGCATCTGCGGTGCGCCGCGGGAGGGGGCAGCGCGGAGGCCGCCTACCGGCTCGCCGCCGTGCTCGACGCCCGGCGGCCCCCGGCGCCCGCGCACGAACTCGGGGAGCCCGCGCAGGAGAAGAGCGAATGCGAGGAGTGGTACGAGCGGGCCGCGTCCCAGGGGCACCGGCGCGCGCAGGTGCGGGTCGGGATGCTGGCCGCCGCGCGGGGCGATGTGGTGGAGGCGGCGCGCTGGTACCGCGAGGCCGCAGAGGCCGGGTCGCGCAACGGCGCCTTCAACCTCGGGCTGCTGCTCGCCCGCGAGGGGAGCGAGCCGGAAGCGGCGCTGTGGTGGACTCGCGCGGCCGACGCGGGCCACGGGCGGGCGGCGCTCCGGCTGGCGCTCGTGTACGCGCGGCGCGGGGAGCTCGCCGAGGGGCAGCGCTGGGCAGACCGGGCCGTGTCACTGGGGCCGGCGGAGGTCTCCGAGCGGGCGGCGCGGCTGCGGGACG includes:
- a CDS encoding tetratricopeptide repeat protein, coding for MDVMGDKATLLDTGRFAESADFERPVDLTQPSDRDETGEAAEEARRWSAAEAGDVEAMSVLGAMLLRRGDLDAAEPQLRAATAAGDRAAANNLGVLLYQRGYADEAAGWWRIAAVAGSAAAAHALGRHHRERGDEPAAEYWLRQSAEQGHALGAYALADLLEHRSDVGAEQWMRAAAERGHREAAYRLARALDRKALDSGEAVGDNGVIGAAGQAAEQWYRQAAARGHRRAALHLGAILEKRGDLKEAGRWYLTSAKDGEARAACALGFLLRDAGDPDSAAVWWLRAAQDGDGNAANALGALHAERGETQTAERWYRAAMDAGDVNGAYNLGLLCAEQGRTAQAEQWYRRAAYAGHREAANALAILLLQGGDAAGAEPWFSKAAEAGSVDAAFNLGILHAGRATEGDDAAALRWYERAAAAGHTEAALQVGIARLREGDEPAAERHLRCAAGGGSAEAAYRLAAVLDARRPPAPAHELGEPAQEKSECEEWYERAASQGHRRAQVRVGMLAAARGDVVEAARWYREAAEAGSRNGAFNLGLLLAREGSEPEAALWWTRAADAGHGRAALRLALVYARRGELAEGQRWADRAVSLGPAEVSERAARLRDALREELSA